The region GTAAATTCTCAAACATAGGATTCAACAATTTTATCTGCAGTTTAATCCACGCATATCAGACCCCTACTTGTATCTCCGTTTCGCAGCAGCATGCAACTCTGTTCGACAGAATGTAGCCAATTTGGGCTCTATCCCGCTGGTCGTATACGCTGTGTGGCTAAGGGCCGTCAGTGGTTCTGTATGACTCTTAAATCTGTTGCGACTGTGCAGATTCATTCGCCTCAAAATGCATCCCCAGGCCCTCCCATACACCCCCGTTGTCTTGTGTTGTGTTGCCCATCGAGTTCTGTCACTCAGGAAAATGTTGTGAGCATGAGGGTTAATCATGACTTCTCTGCGTAGACCGCAAATACTTGTACATCACtttttgtgcctttttgctATGAAAACCTTGCAACACTTTTCTCTTCCGGGTTTTACTCCATTCCTCCCTGTAGCGGCCTTGTGCATGAACATATCATCACCATTGCGAAACGGGTTTGAAGATCCGGTTCGTCGGACACGGGATTCATGTCCCCGGTAAGCTGACAACCTGTAATGCCAAAGATTCCGCATATCAAGCTGGATTAAAATACCATATCGTAAATACGAGAACAAATTTACGATTTATAATTCAGGCATCGGGCTATTCAACTGACGTCGGTCCCGGAAGAGTATCCGAAGGGGTTGTTTGCCGATCCTGGGACATGACGCCGGAACATGCCGTCTCATGGAATTGTTACATCCAGCTAGCATTATCTTTGACAAACTTTCCGGAATTCTTCTCATAATAGCTCTATTGCTTAGGGCCTCGTGTATTCTTCGAGCTAGGCCTCTGTCAAACAAGCTACAGCAAGTCAAAAGAGGAAATAAACGGAATGTTGTTGCAGTTGGTTTGGTAGCTGCATCGTGGTAACCCCAAAGGCCAAGAGCTCATGCTATGGGTGACGAAACTGCCAGATGTCGCACCAGATAGGTTGAGATGTCAAGGATTACTCTCAACATTAAAAGGTcagaagaaagacaacaacTTGTTGGACACCATTCTTTCAGTTGCCCCCAAGATTTGAGTGTTTGTCCGTCACACAAGCGGCTACCCTACATCGGCGGGCGTATTCTGAGGCGATCGTAAGAAGCGATCAACAGGGAGAGGATGCGTgtgcaaaagaaagcagaATGAATACAACGAGGGACAAATCGTCATTGACAACCGTATAAACTCAAAGAGGCGACCAGACGTGCCGCGTATGAGCAGGGTTATCCCCGTTGGCACATTGTTTGTTCTTAGATTGGGAAGATGGCAGGGATTGAAGCCCCTGAACACGACTATCTCAAGCGCAGATTTATTATCGTCATTCTGTCCGTTGCTCCCTATACATTGAGAAGAACATGAGGACCAAGATAGTGGAAAGGTCCGTAAAGGTCAAATACTGGCAAGGTGACATGCTAGAGTCCTTAACGAGAATAGCTCGTCGCCCTGTTGGTGTACTCCTCCTCGTCGGTGGACTCGATTCGgtcatcttgccaatgcgATTCCGGCGGTTACTAATCTCTTGTCCAGTCCAAACGTAATGCTTCATCCAAACTCCTCGGCCTAAATGCACCGACAATCATCTTGCCCTAAGCGACTCCGTTAAATATCACCTCCGTCGACAAATAGCATGAAAACGTGGCGGTATGGGGGAGAGCTCCAGAGACGCGGAGCCAACCGTGAGTAAATGTTGCCCTGGTCTAACTAGCTTTACTGAAACTGAGACCGCTGGCTCCTGGGTGCAACTGTGCCTCTGTTGAGGAATGGACCCTTCATCTCGCCTCAGCATAAAGCAATGCGTTTACAGATCTTGCTGAGCAACAAAGGTAATAGCGCCTTGGTTAACTAAGCCCGGTAGGTCGACGGTGACGATGCGTTGGTTGGCGCAATGCTGGATACAAAATGCTGTTGTCATTTGGATCCAGTGGAGGAAGGATCCCATTCGAATTGACGAATTGCGTAGTTGCTAAATGGTTGAAGAACAATGCCTTCAGAGTACACGTCTCGTCCTTGGTTGCATTCTGCAAGGCGCGAGAGTTTGTTCAGCACAATGAATTCCATCTTCAGCTTGATGGTGTAAACAACCGGCTTATACGTTGTTTGGATCTGGAATTGGTCCAAATATTGCGTGAGAAGTAGACTAATGTCCAACATCACAACCAATGTATTGACAATGATCAGGTGTCTGATGACCATCCGCTTCATAACCTTTCTGCTTTCGAAGATGGGCTTAAGTCCATGAGCTGCTTCCCAGATATAAAGACCGGAGATAATGCATTCTTGAATAAAGAAGCCAGCGAGCTGGATCCGTTCATAGATTTCGAAAGCATCCAGGTATCGATCGGAATCTAGTGTATTGCTGCCAAGAAACAAGACGGTGACGGGGATGTGAAGGATGCAAAAGTTAATAAGGATCATAACCAGCACCCAGCGGGTCTTTGCACTGTCGGTTATGATAAGATGCAAACGGGAGTAGAGGACAACGGACTGGCCCGTAACCATGCCATACCACCCGACACATGTAAGGACAGCCAGGGGCAAGTTAGGACCGAGACTGTAGTAGCGAAGCAGCACCACTATTGAGTGAACCAGAATTCCCAAGGTTGCTGTCAACATGCTCCAGAAATACAGGTTACCGAACCGCTTGAACCGATAGAGAAGCGAGATGAGGATCTCGATGCTGTTGTAACTGGCGACTGCAAAGAATCCTGCAATAACCATGTTCATGGGCAAAGGGGCCGTGATAGGACCTGTTTCGCCTGCCATCCTGGTTGTTGTCGGAGTTAAACGGAAGCGTCCAAGTTGATCATGACGAACCAAGCAGTCGATAACTAACCAGGAATACGCAAAGAATCACATTTGTAGGTGATGGAAGAGTGATACATTGACATGGCTACGCGGCCGTAGCGTTTTGTATTTTACAAAGATGCCAAAGCTTTCCAGGTGGCGTCTTTCAACTGCCGATTaagaaaatggcaaatgcaAGGCGCGCGGAGGGCTCGCCGAGACGTTGCGGTTTGGTAAGGCCCATCTTAATGGGTTGGTGTCATTCATCGTGGGAACCAGCAACGTCAAGCTTGGGTGGCTTCGTCCGAACAGCACGGCAGAGAGGATGACAGGTCGGCACTTCCGATGTGAGCGACTATTAACTCTCTCCAACAAGGCAGTCTTCGTGACTGTTGAACGAAGAGCTGGCTGGTGTGGATGAATCCCAATTTCGAGGTCTGTGACATGTAGATTGTGGCACAAGGCTTGCCTTGGCAGTGGTGTGCCCTGCCTGCGATCTGCAACAGTCCGTCCCTAATCTGGCCAAAGCGGGCGAATACCCTGTCATTGGGTCTGGGGTTTGAGTAATATGGTCGCCGTTGGCGAGGAATGACGGTGCTCATCCTGAATTGACTCTGCTTGGAAACCAACGGCTGTGCGGGGACAATATCACGGCAGTCGTAGATATATATTGTATATGGACAGCCAAGTATGTAGTGACATACTATCACACATGACTAGCCTTTTATGTCATCAGTGATAAAAAAGCTTGTTTCATTTTGTAGGGCGAAAGCGTCTGGTTGCAGGGATTTCGCATGGGGGAAAGTGACGCTCGGTCGAACCATTCTTGTTGCCTGGCCGGGTTGATAGGGAAGGTAACGATGCTATCAACGTGACTAGATGCCCGTCTGGTGGATTTGGTGATTTGAGTTGCAGCTAAAATGAGACGATTTTGGTCTGCCTCTGATGGCCAATTTAAGTCTGTGATTGAATGTAGGTTCAAATGCTGTCAATTTTCGAGTTGCAacaggacatggagctcaGCTCACCCACCAGTCAAGATTGATGATCTGCCTCCGGTGGGTCGTACCTGCCGTGTGCAACCGTGCTTGGTGCCCCACCATGAACCACAGATTTCTCGACTGCCATCTCCGAAGCTTCATTCTGCAAGATACTCACGGGAATTCGCATGCCACCATTCCGCGCAGGCCGCCTTCACGCTTCTCGCATCCAAGACGCAGGCTGCAACAATGGCTGTAGAAGAATTACCTTCCGTCGCAACACCAGGAAAGGTTCTCGGCCCGACCTCAAAATACATCTCTGGCCTAGGCACACATATCCACGAGGGGAACGTCGTGTCCTCCCTTCtcggcaaagtcgacgtGACAACGCCTGCCAAGGCTCCCGGACCTGCGAAACGACTAAACAAGATTACAGCTCCCGCACCCGAAGAGCTCCCAACCATTTCCGTGGCGAGACACGGCCGCAAACGCGAGATCCTGCCTGACGTGAATAATGTCGTCTTGGCACGTGTGGTGCGACTGATGCCGAAGCAAGCCATTGTTGTAATTCAGCAAGTCGGCAACACCGTTCTCCAGACGGAATGGCAGGGCGTCATTCGCGTACAAGACGTTAGGGCCACGGAAAAGGATAAAGTCAAGATTTATGAATCATTTAAACCCGGCGATATTGTCAAAGCACAAGTGGTTAGTGCCTTTGACCTGTGTTGCCAGTAGCGCGTTGTCACTGACATTTACATGCAGATATCTCTTGGAGACCAAGCGAATTACTACTTGTCGACAGCAGCGAACGAGCTTGGAGTTATTATGGCCACGAGCGAGGCTGGAAATGACATGGTGCCTGTGAGCTGGAAGGAGTTTAAGGACCCAGAGACAGGATTAAGCGAGCTGAGGAAAGTGGCTAAGCCTACTTGAGGCAGTTACGAGCAGATGGATATTGGGTTTCATTTGATACCTTGATGAGGCTTCATGCTGTGTCCTCTGTGACAACATCCAGCTTCCGAAGCACAGATGTGATGCCATGTGAAGGGCCAACACTGTGAGCGGCTTTGACCTGGGTCAGAGACTATGTCGCCGTGGAAACTGTTCAGGAACCGCACAAGACCGTTTCGGAACAGAAAAGATGGATCGGGACCGCGACTCCATGAGTGTGATCTTCCTTGCCAGCGATGAACCAGCGGATTTGCGGTCTCTAGGACTCTGGTCGCCAGGTCAACTGATGCTGTTCAGTTGACTCAACAACATATATAGACAATATACCCCGGCTACATAAGCCACACATTTACTACCGACTGGTTGCATTCTGCTATAACCGTCTAGCATAACGTCACACTTGAAGATTCTCTTGATGTAGTCTCAGTCGTGGAAAGTGAGTAACGCCCTTACTCCAGCGGCGACACACCAACGCTCATTACCAACAAAGCAACTTCGAAACGTGTAAATTAAGGGAACAATTCTAACAAGTTTAACTGCTGGCTCGTTCCAAACTCGAATAAAACATCTGCAGATATAGAAGCCAACATTGGCGTCGAACCGTCATCAAATGCCAAGTAGCTGACAACATATCAAAACACAATGAGCTGCACACTAGCTATGTGCAATGACGGCGGTGATGCCATCTAGCCCATCATCCTCGGTAACCTTGGGCATGCAAATCTCTCCCGAAACCTTTTTACCATCGCAAGTACCAGAACCTAACAACTCCTTGTCAGCATTAAAATCCAAGCTTTGAGTGTTTCAGTAGTACATACCCTTGGTGCACACCAAAAACGCAGTGAATccaacatcaccactttGTCCAGCAGGGACAGAAAACGCCTTGGACCTGGTATCGCTCTTTTCTTCGGTAAACGAATTTGAAATGCTCGCCCCCAGACTTAGGATGTCTGCGATTCCAAAGTCAAAGTTTGTCCCATTCGTCCACGACTGCGATCTCTCAGCCGTGATAGTAATGGTTGTTCCACCGGAACCACCGTCTACGTCGTTCGCCACAACGGTTGTCTTCTCTGAAGGCTTGGTGTACTTATCTGTTGCATCACTGTCGGGTTTCCAGTCACCATCACATCGACCCTTGTCCTTGCGTGTCTGTAGATGAGGAGGCTTTATAGCCTGCCTTTTATGCTCCCCCTTCAGCAGGGATCTTGCATTGATGGGAGGACCTTCCTTGAGCGGCTTGATGACATTGCCGTCCTGGTCTTGAAGGTATACGCCGCCACCTCCGCCAGCACGACCTTCAAGGTATGCTCGATTGAAGCGGGAGGAGCGCTTAGATGCACCGGCTGCTTCACAGTCTCCAGAGCCGCAACAGAATTGGACCATGAATGTCTTGTCGAGGTTGACGGCTGCACAGGCTGCGTGCTTGAAGGAGCCGATGGGGTAGCCGCAGCCTTGGATGTCGGTGTCTGCCGGGGACTTGATGATTACGGAGCAGCCGTGGTCTGGCTCTTCGATGTTTATGAACGGGGCGTAGCCACTGGCTTTGTTAGTTATTTAATCATATGCTTGGTActccttgaagaagaa is a window of Pochonia chlamydosporia 170 chromosome 5, whole genome shotgun sequence DNA encoding:
- a CDS encoding exosomal core protein CSL4 (similar to Metarhizium acridum CQMa 102 XP_007815360.1), encoding MAVEELPSVATPGKVLGPTSKYISGLGTHIHEGNVVSSLLGKVDVTTPAKAPGPAKRLNKITAPAPEELPTISVARHGRKREILPDVNNVVLARVVRLMPKQAIVVIQQVGNTVLQTEWQGVIRVQDVRATEKDKVKIYESFKPGDIVKAQVISLGDQANYYLSTAANELGVIMATSEAGNDMVPVSWKEFKDPETGLSELRKVAKPT